CATATCCAAATCACGCCCATGAGAGGCGATTTCCTGCTGCATTTTGCGTAAACGAGTGCATTCGTCCATGCCCAGTGGTTCGTCTCCGCGCAGCATGCAATACACCAAAAATACATCGATAAAATACAGCGTCGACGACGTCATGCCGATAGAGGATTCTGGGTCGATGTCCATAATGCGCACTTCAATGTATTCGACACCGCGGGCATGCAAAGCGGCGCTTGGGTGTTCGCCTGGTTGCGTCACGCGCTTAGGTCGAATGTCGCTGTAATATTCGTTTTCAATTTGCAATACATTGCTGTTCAGCTGGCGGTATTGGCCATCGACTTTGACGCCGATGTCTTGGTAGCGCGGGTAAGGCGTTTGAAGCGCTCTTTTTACCGTACTGATGTAGGTTTCCACTTCGTTGTAACACACGTACAAGTCCGCTTGCGCTTTGTTTTGATACCCCAAATCACTCATGCGCAATGAGGTGGCTTTAGGACCAAACCATGTTTTTTCTTTAAAAACGTCTAAGCTGTCTGGTTTTGCCGGCAAAAAACTTTCGTCAATAGCAGGGGAAGCACCAAATAACAACGACAGCATCCAAGAGCTGCGGCGGAAGTTACGAATCAAGGCAAAATAACTGTCAGATTGAAAGGTTTGCTTTTCGGCACGTGATAAGCCGTTTTTGCCCTTATAGCCTTCTAAAAACGACCAAAAATCCGCATCAAAGGAAAAGTTATAGTGCATGCCAGCGATGCACTGCATGATGCGACCATAGCGATTAGATAAACCCTCGCGGTAAACGCGCTTCAATTTCCCTGTGTTTGATTCCCCAAAGTAGGCAATCGGTACATCGTCGTTACTTTCTAAATAGCACGGCATACTGGCAGGCCATAAGCATTCATCGATTTTGAACAGCTCGTGATTGACCAAATTATGAATGTCGTCAAGTTCCTTGATCACGCCCTCTACACTGGGGTGAACCTGCGTAATAAACTCCATCAACGACTCAGAATAGTCGGTAGTGATCGAGCTGTGCGTTAGTGCTGAGCCCAATGTTTTAGGATGAGGCTGATGAGAAATACGACCGTTTTTCCGATCGACTCGAAGGGCTTCTCGCTCAACACCACGATGGAACGTTAACGCGTTAGTGGTCGCGGCTTGTTGGCAATGGGTCGCCAGAGCTTGCAGGGCATCGGATAAGGTGGTCAAGAAGTCTTCCTTCTATTAGGTACAGCCAAGTTACGTTAGGCCAATTGAAAGTGGATACATTGAAATTTGCGGGAATTGTACTCGCCCAACCTTAACAACGGCAAGCAAGAGTGACTTTGTTCACAAAATATGCGAACTTGTAAGTCGGCGGTATCGCCGACTTACAACCGATAGCGACTTACAACAGACACCCAGAAAACAAATTACAAACGCATCTCGATGCCGGCATCGGTCATACGCTGTTTTGCTTGAGCAATGCTGTATTCGCCAAAATGAAAAATACTGGCCGCCAGTACCGCATCGGCTTTGCCTTCAATCACCCCATCCACAAGATGATCAAGATTCCCCACACCGCCAGAAGCGATAACAGGAACATGTACGGCTTCACTAATCGCACGCGTTACGCCCAAATCGAAACCGTTTTTCGTGCCGTCACGGTCCATACTGGTGAGCAAAATCTCGCCCGCACCGTACTCGACCATTTTTTTCGCCCATTCAACCGCATCCAGTCCGGTTGGCTTGCGTCCACCATGGGTGAAGATTTCCCATTTATCAACTTCGCCTTCGGCGCTGACTTTTTTCGCATCGATGGCGACAACGATGCATTGCGAGCCAAAACGCTGAGCCGCTTCGCGGACAAACTCAGGGTTAAATACCGCCGCGGTATTAATGCCTACTTTATCGGCCCCGGCGTTCAGCATGCGACGGATGTCTTCACAGGTCCGAATGCCGCCACCAACGGTTAAAGGAATAAACACCTGGCTGGCAATCGCTTCGACCATGTGAACCGTCGTTTCACGGTTATCAGAGCTGGCGGTGATGTCCAAAAAAGTGATTTCATCCGCGCCTTGTTCGTCGTAGCGTTTTGCCACTTCCACCGGGTCGCCTGCATCGCGAATGTCTAAAAACTGCACGCCCTTGACGACTCGGCCATTGTCCACATCAAGGCAAGGAATAATACGTTTTGCTAAGCCCATAATATGGCTCCTAATCTCAGAAAGAGTTGCTTAACTGGCGGTTATGGCTTGCCATCCCAGTGAAGGAAATTTTTATACAATTGCAGGCCGTCTTTGTGGCTTTTCTCTGGGTGAAATTGCACCGCAAACACATTGTTTCGTGCCAGCGCCACACAAAATTCCAAACCATAATCACAAGTACCAGCGACTTCGCTTTTGTTTTCCGGCACCACATAAAAGCTGTGCACAAAATAAAACCGTGCGTTGTCTGGAATGTTTTTCCATAAAGGGTGCTTGATCGTGTGTTTCACCTGATTCCAGCCCATGTGTGGCACTTTGAGTTTGCTGCCGTCGTGGTCTGTGTGTTTTTCGCCGAAGAACAAGGCGTTACCTGCGAAGTGGTTTAAACACTCGACGCCGCCGTTTTCTTCGCTGTGTGACATCAAGGATTGAATGCCCACACAAATCGCCAGAAACGGCTTTTCTTTCATGGCTTTTTGGATGCTGGGCACCAAGCCGGTACTGTGCATTTCACCGATGCAATCCCGAATGGCGCCCACACCAGGCAACAAAACACGGTCGGCCGCATCAATCACCGCAGGGTCACTGGTGACAATGACCGTGGTGTGTTCATCGGCAACGTGCTCTAGCGCCTTGGCGACCGAGTGCAAGTTCCCCATGCCATAGTCGATTACGGCAACCGTAGAGTGCTTAACATCACGCTTTGAGAGGTCTGTCATAATCCGAAAATCCTACAAACTGCCCTTGGTGGACGGCATTTGACCCGCCATACGCTCATCCATTTCCAACGCCATACGCAAGGCGCGACCGAAAGCTTTAAAAATCGTTTCGGCTTGGTGGTGCGTGTTTTTGCCGCGCAAATTATCTAGGTGCAAGGTGACTTTTGCGTGATTGATAAAGCCGTGGAAAAACTCAGAAAATAAATCCACATCAAAACCACCGACTGAACCGCGGGTAAACGGCACGTGCATTTGCAAACCAGGACGACCAGAAAAATCGATCACCACACGAGACAAGGCTTCGTCTAGCGGCACATAGGCATGGCCGTAACGTTTGATGCCTTTTTTGTCGCCAACGGCCACATCAAACGCTTGACCAAGGGTAATGCCTAAATCTTCCACCGTGTGATGGGCGTCAATATGAAGGTCGCCCACCGCGTGAATGTCCATGTCAATTAAGCCATGACGAGACACTTGCTCGAGCATGTGATCAAGAAAAGGCACGCCTGTGACGCAGTTGAATTTACCGGTACCGTCTAAGTTAATCGACACCTTAATCTGAGTTTCAAGCGTGTTGCGCTCGACACTGGCAATGCGATCGGACATTGATTGGATTCTCCACAGTGAGTGAGGCGATCATTTCGCCACGTTTTAAACATAAGTGACGCATTATAGAACGAGGGCCCATTTGCTTCTACGCTTTGGTTGAGTGTTTTTGATGCGTTCTCACTATCTGGGCGATGTTTTGCATCGATCAAGACTCGTTGCGAATGCTATGATACGCCGATCAACCGTTTTCAAGGAGTGTGTCATGGTTTGGTTAAAACGCTTAGTATTGTTAATTGCAGGGTTATTCGCCTTGGTGGCCATGTTGTTGGCGTATGTCATGGTGTTTGTGAACCCCAATGATTTCAAAGACGAGCTGAAAAACCTCGCCGCGGACAAGGCCAATGTGACCTTGCGATTAGATGGCGACATTCGTTGGTCTTTCTACCCTTGGTTGGGGTTAGAGCTTGAAAACATCGGTGTGGCCTTGGGTTCAGATACCGAGATTGTGCAATTTGATCGTGCTGAATTTGGCTTAGCCCTCTTGCCTTTATTGGAGCGGAAAATTCAGGTCGACAAGGTGAACCTCGTTAATTTACAAGCGAACCTAAGAAAAGACGCACAAGGTCGGGGGAATTGGCAAATGACCGCGCCCTCGGCTCAAGCCCTTGCAAGTCAAACCAGTGCAAGTCAAACCAGTGCAAGTCAAACCAGCACGGCCGCGCAACCTAATCCCGTCGGCGCTTCTGCCCCGGCATCCGATAACACAGAACAAGCGGCGTTCGTCCTGCCTGACCTTCAGCTAGACGCGCTCACCATTGAAAATGCTCAGGTGCGATATCGAGACGAACAAACCAACCAGCAAATCAACGCTACGTTAAACGTAATATTAAGCGATGTGCGATGGGACAAAGCGTGGCCTATGGTCATGGACATCGCGGTAACACAAAGTGATTTGCAGGGAGGTTCGGCCTTAACTGCAAACGCACAGTTAAAAGCCAATCTCACGGTTTTTCCGACGCGTGAAGCCTTATCTTTGGATTCCCTCGTACTCACCACAGACCTTGCGGGCGACGCGTTGCCGACGGGCCCGGTGCAAGCCAAGCTCAGTGCCATTCGTCTGGACATGGATGTACCGCAGGAAAATGTATTGATCGACGGGCTGGCGCTCAGTGTGTTGGGCATCAATATCGATGCTGAAATACAGGCGTATCAAGTGCTGAGTGATCCACAATTTTCGGCGGTCTTGTCGGTCGGTGAATTTAACCCAAGGACGTTGCTCACTCAGCTCAAGATCCCATTACCCGACATGGCAGACAAAACGGCGCTCACCAAGGCGCGGGCCAACATCACCTTAGAGGGTAACCTGACTACTCTCACGGCTCAGCCGATTTCGATCGCCTTTGACGACACTAAGATAGAAGCCAATGCGGTAGTTGAATTATCGCCATTACGCTGGGACGTCACCTTGGCGGGCAATCGTTTGGACGTCGATCGTTATTTGCCTATTCCGGTGGAACCCCACTCAGAGACAATAGCTGATAATGCGGCTGATAATGCCACTGATAGCACAGGAGCACGCCCCGTCATTCAATCGGCTACCCCGTCATCCCCTACGTCCGCTGTCAAGTTTGCCTCAACGGACGCAAAAGCCCCAACGGCAGACACCGCTTCAACGGATCTTATCCCGGTTGAATTGATTCGCCGTTTAAACGGCCATGTAAGCGTGGTGTTCAACAATCTTACGGTGAAAAAAATCAACATCGATACAATCGCATTAGAGTCCACCCAAGCCAACGGTTTGGTAACGGTGTCGCCATTGCATGCGAGCTTGTATGAAGGCACGGTTACGTCAAAAGCGCGTTTAAATGTGCGCGGTAATACGCCTGAATTGGCGCTATCACCGTCCATTAATAACGTGCAGATTCAGCCCTTGCTGGTTGATTTTATGGACATGGATAACATCGCCGGCGCGACCTTTTTAAACGGTGATCTAAGCGCCAGAGGCAACCGTATCGATACCCTGATGTCGTCGTTGCAAGGAGATCTATTAATTGAAATTAAAAACGGGGCGTTGGTTGGCACCAACCTAACCAAAACCGTATGCGAAGGCATAGCAGCGATTCGTAAAGACAGCCTTAATGAAGGGCAATTTGGCCCCGATACGCCCTTTGAAACCATGCGTTTTCCGGCTCGCATTGTCGATGGGACAATCTCAACACCGGGTCTGAACATCAGCTCGGCGGGCATTCAGGTGACTGGTGATGGCGTTGTGTCTTTGCCAAACTCTTCGCTGAATTACCAAGCGAATGTCGCCCTTGCTGGCAGTCAGCTAGACAACGCTTGCCGCGTAAACGAAACCTTAACGAAGCTGGCTTTTCCTATCGTCTGTAAAGGCCAGTTCAGTGATGACCCGGCAGGCTTGTGTCGTCCCGATTTAAAAGGCTTTGGTACATTGTTTGCGAATCTTGCCAAGCAAGAATTAGCCCTCAAACTGGAAGCAGAAAAAGCGCGCCTGAAAGAAAAAGAAGCCGAGATAAAAGCGCGTTTAAAAGAAAAAGAAGCGGCGCTAAAGGCTGAGTTAGAAGAGAGAAAGCACACTGAGAAAGCCCGATTAGAAGCGAAAATTGCCGCGGAGAAAATTCGACTGCAGGCCGAATTTGACGCAAAACGCAAAGCGGAAGAAGAGCGTCTAAAAGACAAGCTCAAAGAGAAGCTGAAAAGCTTGTTTTAATCCCAGTGTTTAAAATAGCTAAGGTAAAGACGAGGCAAACATGACACCAGTTGATAATTTTGCGCCCCGTGTATTGGCGTGGTTTGACGAACACGGGCGTAAAAATTTACCGTGGCAGGCAAACAAGACACCTTATCGTGTATGGATCTCAGAAATCATGCTGCAGCAAACGCAGGTGACGACGGTGATCCCTTTTTACCATAAATTCATGGCGTCGTTCCCCACGGTGGAAGCCTTAGCCGCCGCAGAGCAAGATGAGGTATTGGCCCATTGGAGCGGTTTGGGCTATTACGCGCGCGCGCGTAATCTCCACAAAGCGGCCAAAATGCTGGTGGACGGATTCGACAGCGAATTTCCACAAACGGTAGAAGGCGTCTGTGAATTACCGGGCATCGGGCGTTCAACGGCCGCCGCGATCTTGTCCATTTCTCGTGGCGTACAAGCGGCTATTTTAGACGGCAATGTCAAGCGTGTCGTGGCGCGGTTTCATGCGGTGCCGACCTGGCCGGGGGAGAAAAAAACAGAAAACGCCCTGTGGGATTTGGTTGATCATTATATGCCGAGCGAACGCTGTGGCGAGTACACGCAAGCCATGATGGATTTGGGCGCGACTTTGTGTACCCGTTCTAAACCGCAGTGCTTGTTATGCCCTTTGCAA
The sequence above is a segment of the Marinomonas sp. IMCC 4694 genome. Coding sequences within it:
- the hisB gene encoding imidazoleglycerol-phosphate dehydratase HisB, which translates into the protein MSDRIASVERNTLETQIKVSINLDGTGKFNCVTGVPFLDHMLEQVSRHGLIDMDIHAVGDLHIDAHHTVEDLGITLGQAFDVAVGDKKGIKRYGHAYVPLDEALSRVVIDFSGRPGLQMHVPFTRGSVGGFDVDLFSEFFHGFINHAKVTLHLDNLRGKNTHHQAETIFKAFGRALRMALEMDERMAGQMPSTKGSL
- the hisH gene encoding imidazole glycerol phosphate synthase subunit HisH, which encodes MTDLSKRDVKHSTVAVIDYGMGNLHSVAKALEHVADEHTTVIVTSDPAVIDAADRVLLPGVGAIRDCIGEMHSTGLVPSIQKAMKEKPFLAICVGIQSLMSHSEENGGVECLNHFAGNALFFGEKHTDHDGSKLKVPHMGWNQVKHTIKHPLWKNIPDNARFYFVHSFYVVPENKSEVAGTCDYGLEFCVALARNNVFAVQFHPEKSHKDGLQLYKNFLHWDGKP
- the mutY gene encoding A/G-specific adenine glycosylase; amino-acid sequence: MTPVDNFAPRVLAWFDEHGRKNLPWQANKTPYRVWISEIMLQQTQVTTVIPFYHKFMASFPTVEALAAAEQDEVLAHWSGLGYYARARNLHKAAKMLVDGFDSEFPQTVEGVCELPGIGRSTAAAILSISRGVQAAILDGNVKRVVARFHAVPTWPGEKKTENALWDLVDHYMPSERCGEYTQAMMDLGATLCTRSKPQCLLCPLQTDCQARLTQDPTQFPVRKPKKAPKPVKSLQLLVLMNAQGQCLLEKRPQTGIWGGLWSLPELASDEPLVLHIEQRFATQVTAVTPLSSFRHTFSHYHLDIAPSRLHIADTHLVLESDKYQWFDPQDALAQGLPAPVRTIVTLAIL
- the hisF gene encoding imidazole glycerol phosphate synthase subunit HisF — encoded protein: MGLAKRIIPCLDVDNGRVVKGVQFLDIRDAGDPVEVAKRYDEQGADEITFLDITASSDNRETTVHMVEAIASQVFIPLTVGGGIRTCEDIRRMLNAGADKVGINTAAVFNPEFVREAAQRFGSQCIVVAIDAKKVSAEGEVDKWEIFTHGGRKPTGLDAVEWAKKMVEYGAGEILLTSMDRDGTKNGFDLGVTRAISEAVHVPVIASGGVGNLDHLVDGVIEGKADAVLAASIFHFGEYSIAQAKQRMTDAGIEMRL
- the gshA gene encoding glutamate--cysteine ligase; this encodes MTTLSDALQALATHCQQAATTNALTFHRGVEREALRVDRKNGRISHQPHPKTLGSALTHSSITTDYSESLMEFITQVHPSVEGVIKELDDIHNLVNHELFKIDECLWPASMPCYLESNDDVPIAYFGESNTGKLKRVYREGLSNRYGRIMQCIAGMHYNFSFDADFWSFLEGYKGKNGLSRAEKQTFQSDSYFALIRNFRRSSWMLSLLFGASPAIDESFLPAKPDSLDVFKEKTWFGPKATSLRMSDLGYQNKAQADLYVCYNEVETYISTVKRALQTPYPRYQDIGVKVDGQYRQLNSNVLQIENEYYSDIRPKRVTQPGEHPSAALHARGVEYIEVRIMDIDPESSIGMTSSTLYFIDVFLVYCMLRGDEPLGMDECTRLRKMQQEIASHGRDLDMDFDFGQGPVQLRSKADSMLQDLAVVAEFLSSSTGNLAYRDAVEAQKEKLADEAKLPSAKLLARSQAQNGYHNAMLALSKEQQTMWMNCPLPAALTQEFMDKAERSLQDQEAIEATDDVDFDTFLKAYLIPQ
- a CDS encoding AsmA family protein, translated to MVWLKRLVLLIAGLFALVAMLLAYVMVFVNPNDFKDELKNLAADKANVTLRLDGDIRWSFYPWLGLELENIGVALGSDTEIVQFDRAEFGLALLPLLERKIQVDKVNLVNLQANLRKDAQGRGNWQMTAPSAQALASQTSASQTSASQTSTAAQPNPVGASAPASDNTEQAAFVLPDLQLDALTIENAQVRYRDEQTNQQINATLNVILSDVRWDKAWPMVMDIAVTQSDLQGGSALTANAQLKANLTVFPTREALSLDSLVLTTDLAGDALPTGPVQAKLSAIRLDMDVPQENVLIDGLALSVLGINIDAEIQAYQVLSDPQFSAVLSVGEFNPRTLLTQLKIPLPDMADKTALTKARANITLEGNLTTLTAQPISIAFDDTKIEANAVVELSPLRWDVTLAGNRLDVDRYLPIPVEPHSETIADNAADNATDSTGARPVIQSATPSSPTSAVKFASTDAKAPTADTASTDLIPVELIRRLNGHVSVVFNNLTVKKINIDTIALESTQANGLVTVSPLHASLYEGTVTSKARLNVRGNTPELALSPSINNVQIQPLLVDFMDMDNIAGATFLNGDLSARGNRIDTLMSSLQGDLLIEIKNGALVGTNLTKTVCEGIAAIRKDSLNEGQFGPDTPFETMRFPARIVDGTISTPGLNISSAGIQVTGDGVVSLPNSSLNYQANVALAGSQLDNACRVNETLTKLAFPIVCKGQFSDDPAGLCRPDLKGFGTLFANLAKQELALKLEAEKARLKEKEAEIKARLKEKEAALKAELEERKHTEKARLEAKIAAEKIRLQAEFDAKRKAEEERLKDKLKEKLKSLF